The following proteins are co-located in the Candidatus Paracaedibacter acanthamoebae genome:
- a CDS encoding beta-ketoacyl-ACP synthase III, whose amino-acid sequence MSPHSIIVSTGGYLPERVVTNADLAQQISTTDEWITTRVGIKERRFVVEGEMTSDLGAKACKDALKTANMAADEIDLIVVATTTADHTFPSTATIIQHKIGATKAFAFDVQAVCSGFLYALSVADSMIKSGQVKTALVVGAETMSRLVDPQDRSTAVIFGDGAGAVILTAATEQDGRGILSTHLFSDGSYKDLLYVKGGPGSGEFGYMYMAGREIFKLAVEKLGAAIQEALTHNNLSKEDIDWFVPHQANYRIISSLADHLKLPSEKVVITIDTHGNTSAASIPLALHTAVTDGRIKKGDLLVFEAMGGGLTWGSALVRW is encoded by the coding sequence ATGTCTCCCCATTCAATTATTGTCAGTACAGGTGGTTATCTACCTGAACGTGTGGTAACAAATGCAGATTTGGCACAGCAAATCTCAACCACAGATGAATGGATTACAACAAGAGTAGGCATCAAAGAACGGCGGTTTGTTGTTGAGGGTGAGATGACCTCTGATTTAGGGGCAAAGGCCTGCAAGGATGCCTTAAAAACAGCCAACATGGCTGCTGATGAAATTGACCTTATTGTCGTGGCCACTACAACAGCCGACCACACATTTCCTTCAACAGCAACTATTATTCAACATAAAATCGGGGCGACCAAAGCTTTTGCCTTTGATGTTCAGGCAGTTTGTAGTGGTTTTCTGTATGCATTGTCTGTCGCTGACAGCATGATTAAATCAGGCCAAGTAAAAACAGCCCTGGTGGTGGGTGCAGAAACCATGTCCCGTCTTGTTGATCCTCAAGATCGCAGTACGGCTGTTATTTTTGGTGACGGGGCAGGGGCAGTAATTTTAACAGCTGCTACTGAACAAGACGGGCGAGGCATCTTATCCACCCATTTATTCTCTGATGGTAGTTATAAGGACCTATTGTATGTTAAAGGTGGACCTGGCTCCGGCGAGTTTGGCTATATGTACATGGCTGGTCGTGAGATTTTTAAGCTTGCCGTTGAAAAACTGGGCGCCGCTATTCAGGAAGCATTAACCCATAATAACTTATCCAAGGAAGATATTGATTGGTTTGTACCGCATCAAGCGAACTATCGGATTATATCGTCCCTAGCAGACCATTTAAAGCTTCCTTCTGAAAAGGTTGTCATCACAATAGATACTCACGGCAATACATCGGCTGCTTCAATTCCACTGGCTTTGCACACAGCTGTAACAGATGGGCGCATCAAAAAGGGCGACCTTTTAGTATTCGAAGCAATGGGTGGGGGATTAACCTGGGGATCAGCTTTAGTCCGCTGGTAA
- the nhaA gene encoding Na+/H+ antiporter NhaA: MKKRIDSFINLEVLSGILLFISMVLALWVSNTDLYDEYQALAKLPIGLSIGKFTLSKSLLKWVNDGLMALFFLILTLEAKYHCTEGDYSSLKSLRLPLICAIGGVIVPIAIYLLIATPNENFMRGWAVPIATDTAFILAILAIFIPNVAASVRLFVVAFSIIDDVIAVLILALFYTPFIQLVPLLISIICVLALAVLNKSNFAKLWPYSMIGIILWVGLTETGIHGTLAGVILGSFIPVRTHPEAEESQSPLKRLEHHLHPFVALTVLPLFAFLNSEIAFHEISLGDFFAPITTGILFGLFIGKQLGVMTFAYIGAKLNLCKLPFNISWKMFYGISVLTGIGFTFSLFIGVLSFEDNTHINQMKLGVMLGSFLSAIVGIIILKYARSNPAA, from the coding sequence GTGAAAAAACGGATTGACTCCTTTATTAATCTAGAAGTTCTATCAGGAATTCTATTATTCATTAGCATGGTTTTAGCCTTATGGGTAAGCAACACTGATCTCTATGATGAGTATCAAGCGCTTGCAAAACTCCCAATCGGGCTGTCGATTGGAAAGTTTACATTATCTAAATCTTTACTGAAATGGGTTAATGATGGCTTAATGGCCTTATTTTTTCTTATTTTAACGTTAGAAGCAAAATATCATTGCACAGAAGGGGACTATAGCTCTCTTAAATCCTTAAGATTACCTCTCATTTGCGCTATTGGTGGTGTTATCGTTCCTATTGCTATTTATTTGCTAATCGCAACGCCAAATGAAAATTTTATGAGGGGGTGGGCTGTCCCCATTGCAACGGATACAGCTTTTATTTTAGCAATATTGGCCATCTTTATTCCGAATGTTGCTGCCTCAGTTCGCTTATTTGTGGTGGCCTTTTCAATTATAGATGATGTTATAGCCGTTTTAATTTTAGCATTGTTTTATACACCCTTCATCCAATTAGTTCCCTTACTCATTTCAATTATTTGCGTACTTGCTCTCGCTGTCCTAAATAAGAGTAATTTTGCCAAACTTTGGCCTTACAGTATGATAGGTATAATTTTATGGGTAGGGTTAACAGAAACGGGCATTCATGGCACCCTTGCAGGCGTTATTTTGGGAAGCTTTATTCCTGTACGCACACACCCTGAAGCCGAGGAATCTCAATCACCTTTAAAACGTCTAGAGCACCATTTACACCCTTTCGTAGCTCTCACTGTTTTGCCGCTCTTTGCGTTTCTCAATAGTGAAATTGCTTTTCATGAAATTTCTCTGGGTGATTTTTTTGCGCCCATTACGACAGGGATTTTGTTTGGATTATTTATTGGTAAGCAACTTGGTGTGATGACGTTTGCTTATATTGGAGCAAAACTTAATCTATGCAAACTGCCTTTTAATATCAGCTGGAAAATGTTTTATGGAATTTCAGTGCTTACAGGTATCGGCTTTACTTTTAGTTTGTTCATCGGCGTCTTATCTTTTGAGGATAATACCCATATTAATCAAATGAAATTAGGCGTGATGCTTGGATCTTTTCTCTCCGCCATCGTGGGTATTATTATTTTGAAATACGCCCGGTCCAATCCAGCGGCTTAA
- a CDS encoding threonine ammonia-lyase, giving the protein MNINNIKLAAQKMQDVLFRTPIVPAPWLSKKIRGTVYLKLENLQYTSSFKPRGALIKMLNLTPEQKDKGIVAMSAGNHAQGVAFHAQRMGIPATIIMPESTPIAKVERTRNLGAIVVLSGSNLAESELTALEFVEKGLTLIHPYDDEDIITGQGTVALEMLEDRPDIDTLIIPVGGGGLASGCSIAAKALNPNIKIYGVQSTACPAMIHTLYPERWFMPPDSSSLPLAEGIAVKNPGMITREILKTHLTDILAVEDTEIEDAVDALAMGAKVVAEGAGAAAVAALIKNPDLFYGKTVGIIVCGGNIDSRVFSSLIMHSLVRQEKFIRIKIKIPDTAGTLAKVTGIIGHLGGNIFELIHQRHFTNYSSKMTVLEVTIETRGRDHSQQIIQELINEGFPTSFYRT; this is encoded by the coding sequence ATGAATATTAACAATATTAAACTCGCCGCCCAAAAAATGCAGGACGTTCTTTTTCGCACTCCAATTGTTCCAGCACCTTGGCTAAGCAAGAAAATTAGAGGGACTGTCTATCTAAAGCTTGAAAATCTTCAATATACGTCTTCCTTCAAGCCACGGGGTGCTTTGATTAAAATGCTTAATCTGACGCCTGAACAAAAGGATAAAGGCATTGTCGCTATGTCTGCGGGTAATCATGCTCAAGGCGTGGCATTTCATGCTCAACGAATGGGAATTCCAGCAACAATCATTATGCCCGAATCCACACCTATTGCCAAAGTTGAAAGAACACGAAATTTAGGTGCTATCGTCGTTCTCTCAGGATCCAATTTGGCCGAGTCAGAACTGACGGCCCTTGAATTTGTAGAAAAAGGCCTGACTCTTATTCATCCTTATGACGATGAAGACATTATCACCGGGCAGGGCACGGTTGCACTGGAAATGCTAGAAGATCGCCCTGATATCGATACATTAATTATTCCCGTAGGGGGTGGGGGGTTAGCCTCAGGCTGTTCTATTGCCGCTAAGGCCTTAAATCCCAATATAAAAATTTACGGCGTACAATCCACAGCTTGTCCCGCCATGATCCATACCCTTTATCCCGAACGGTGGTTCATGCCGCCTGATTCCAGTAGCCTGCCCTTAGCGGAAGGGATTGCAGTCAAAAACCCCGGCATGATTACTCGTGAGATATTAAAGACTCATTTGACCGATATTTTAGCCGTAGAGGATACGGAAATTGAGGATGCCGTCGATGCACTTGCCATGGGTGCCAAGGTTGTGGCAGAGGGGGCAGGGGCGGCGGCTGTTGCGGCTTTGATCAAGAATCCCGATTTATTTTACGGCAAAACAGTTGGAATTATTGTCTGCGGCGGCAATATTGATTCTCGAGTTTTTTCATCGCTTATTATGCATAGCTTGGTCCGGCAAGAAAAATTTATTCGCATCAAAATTAAAATTCCTGATACCGCCGGCACTCTCGCTAAGGTTACCGGAATTATCGGCCATCTAGGCGGTAATATTTTTGAGCTGATCCATCAGCGGCATTTTACAAACTATTCCTCTAAGATGACAGTGTTGGAAGTCACGATCGAAACTCGAGGCCGAGACCATTCTCAGCAAATTATTCAAGAGTTAATAAATGAAGGTTTCCCCACTTCTTTCTACAGAACTTAG
- a CDS encoding DUF1328 domain-containing protein, whose product MLNYAVIFFIIAMVAGVLGFTGIAGAAVDIAKILFLVFLVLFVVSLVFGYRAR is encoded by the coding sequence ATGTTAAACTATGCGGTCATCTTTTTCATTATAGCAATGGTTGCAGGTGTTCTCGGATTCACCGGTATTGCAGGTGCAGCCGTCGATATTGCAAAAATATTGTTCCTAGTTTTTTTGGTTTTATTCGTGGTTTCCCTGGTTTTTGGCTATCGAGCGAGATAA
- a CDS encoding ribonuclease J, with translation MTHIPGKNDFWFLPLGGSGEIGMNLNLYGHDGQWLMVDLGVTFGDRFGIDVITPDPEFIVTHREHLVGLVLTHAHEDHIGAIPYLWPLLRCPIYATKFTAEIVRQKIKELPWSKEVKIIEVPLSGELKIGKFLVEYITLTHSIPEPNALAIATPLGTVMHTGDWKIDPAPLVGEATDTDRLMDWGEQGILALVCDSTNVFTKGTAGSEETVRDELFKQIGAQKGRRIIVACFASNLARVETSILTAKSHGRKVCLVGRSLHKMVDAAQKVGYLKDIPPFIDEDTAMKLPPEEVMIISTGSQGEPRAALSRIAADAHPFIKLDHRDVVFFSSRVIPGNERSINLLQNNLTRKGVGIITSHDEDIHVSGHPARDELMQMYEWIKPKVLIPVHGELRHMTEHAKLGLSCGIPKAVVPENGSLIRLDEHNPTIMDYVTAGRLGYDGSRMVPMVSTMLSERGKLASNGAIFVSLVLDREGGLECEPTLTLLGLTVGGEEQERMERDILRCIKSCIHNGYQNLETLQEEIRINIRRATNSWIGKKAPTEIHIIQV, from the coding sequence ATGACTCATATACCTGGAAAAAATGATTTTTGGTTTTTACCACTTGGGGGCTCCGGTGAAATCGGGATGAACCTAAACCTGTACGGCCATGATGGTCAATGGCTGATGGTGGATTTGGGGGTTACCTTTGGAGATCGCTTTGGTATTGACGTCATTACCCCTGATCCCGAATTTATCGTAACCCATCGCGAACATTTAGTTGGACTTGTTCTAACCCATGCCCATGAAGACCATATTGGGGCGATTCCTTATTTATGGCCGTTATTAAGATGCCCTATTTATGCAACAAAATTTACGGCTGAAATTGTCCGTCAGAAAATTAAAGAACTCCCCTGGAGCAAAGAAGTTAAAATCATTGAAGTACCCTTATCAGGGGAATTAAAGATTGGAAAATTCTTAGTCGAATATATTACGCTTACCCATTCAATTCCCGAGCCAAATGCCTTAGCCATTGCCACACCACTGGGAACTGTGATGCATACAGGGGATTGGAAAATTGATCCCGCCCCCCTCGTCGGCGAAGCGACAGATACAGACCGTCTAATGGATTGGGGAGAGCAGGGGATTTTAGCCCTCGTTTGTGATTCCACCAATGTCTTTACAAAAGGAACCGCAGGATCAGAAGAAACTGTGCGTGATGAATTATTCAAACAAATCGGCGCTCAAAAAGGCCGGCGCATCATTGTAGCTTGCTTTGCCTCAAATCTAGCGCGCGTCGAGACATCCATTCTGACGGCCAAAAGCCATGGTCGTAAGGTTTGCTTGGTTGGTCGATCGTTGCATAAAATGGTTGATGCCGCTCAGAAAGTTGGTTACCTAAAAGATATCCCACCATTTATTGATGAAGATACAGCAATGAAGTTGCCGCCCGAAGAGGTAATGATTATCAGTACAGGATCCCAAGGAGAACCGCGGGCTGCTCTATCACGAATAGCTGCTGATGCTCATCCCTTTATTAAATTAGACCATCGGGATGTTGTCTTCTTTTCATCCCGCGTTATTCCCGGTAATGAACGGTCAATAAACTTGCTACAAAATAATCTCACCCGCAAAGGTGTTGGTATTATTACGTCTCATGATGAAGATATTCACGTCTCAGGCCACCCAGCCAGGGATGAGCTTATGCAAATGTACGAATGGATCAAACCTAAAGTTTTAATCCCGGTCCATGGTGAATTGCGTCACATGACCGAGCACGCAAAACTAGGTCTTTCTTGCGGGATACCGAAGGCTGTTGTACCGGAAAATGGCTCGCTCATTCGACTGGATGAACATAATCCAACTATCATGGATTACGTGACTGCGGGGCGTCTAGGATATGATGGTTCGCGCATGGTCCCTATGGTCAGTACCATGTTGAGCGAACGCGGGAAATTAGCTTCGAATGGTGCTATTTTTGTCAGTCTTGTTCTTGATAGAGAAGGGGGGTTAGAATGTGAGCCAACCCTCACTCTGTTGGGGTTAACCGTGGGTGGAGAAGAACAAGAACGTATGGAACGAGATATCCTGCGCTGTATTAAATCTTGCATTCATAACGGTTATCAAAATCTAGAAACGCTACAAGAGGAAATTCGAATTAATATTCGTCGTGCTACCAATAGTTGGATTGGTAAAAAAGCCCCGACAGAAATTCATATTATTCAAGTATAA
- the lpxB gene encoding lipid-A-disaccharide synthase produces the protein MKVFISAAEPSGDIIAAEVMDYLPQGITYIGIGGIEMQKRELESLFPMEELSVMGFLEIIPRLFTILKRIRETADFIIKEQPDVILTVDAYSFHSRLATRLRKMGYKGRLCHYVPPAVWAWKEKRAQTLAQLYNEVYCIFPFEPPYFQSHGIHAEFVGHPAAFRVYQKDPTLRERYNLSAAPIFMLLPGSRIQEIDKLYEVFLKTCQILKETHPNLQLVVPTLPHLASKIEKISSHHDLNVTVMTDTQDRFACFQEAQAALAASGTVAMELALNKVPCVIGYKTSALTCFLVRQFVKVKYATVLNIMADREVILEFLQDRCTPENLAAALIPCLEKQDRARLVAEIETYTNTLKDPRGQKPQEIVAKRLEFGP, from the coding sequence ATGAAAGTTTTTATTTCTGCAGCAGAACCATCTGGCGACATTATTGCTGCTGAGGTTATGGATTATTTACCACAAGGAATCACTTATATTGGCATTGGTGGTATAGAAATGCAGAAACGGGAGCTGGAAAGCTTGTTCCCCATGGAAGAGCTTAGCGTTATGGGCTTTCTAGAGATCATTCCGCGCTTATTCACTATCTTAAAGAGAATTCGTGAAACCGCAGACTTTATTATTAAAGAACAACCCGATGTTATTCTAACCGTTGATGCTTATAGTTTTCACAGTCGGCTTGCAACTCGGTTAAGAAAAATGGGCTATAAAGGTCGGCTATGTCATTATGTTCCACCCGCGGTGTGGGCCTGGAAAGAAAAGCGCGCTCAAACTTTAGCACAACTCTATAATGAGGTGTATTGTATTTTCCCTTTTGAGCCACCCTATTTCCAATCTCACGGAATTCATGCAGAATTTGTTGGTCATCCAGCCGCCTTTCGAGTATATCAAAAAGACCCAACGCTCAGAGAACGCTATAATTTATCTGCTGCGCCTATTTTTATGCTATTGCCCGGCAGTAGGATCCAAGAAATTGATAAACTTTATGAGGTATTCTTAAAAACATGCCAAATTCTCAAAGAAACCCATCCAAATTTACAGCTAGTCGTTCCAACTTTGCCCCACCTTGCAAGTAAAATTGAAAAAATTAGCAGCCATCATGATCTCAACGTTACGGTCATGACAGACACTCAAGACCGATTTGCCTGTTTTCAGGAAGCTCAGGCTGCACTTGCGGCAAGCGGCACGGTGGCAATGGAGCTTGCCTTAAACAAAGTTCCCTGCGTGATCGGTTATAAAACCTCTGCCCTCACCTGCTTCCTTGTCCGACAATTTGTGAAAGTCAAATATGCAACCGTTTTGAATATTATGGCAGATAGAGAAGTGATTTTAGAGTTTCTTCAAGATCGGTGCACCCCTGAAAATCTTGCCGCAGCCCTTATTCCATGCCTTGAAAAACAAGATCGCGCTCGGTTAGTGGCTGAAATAGAAACTTATACCAATACTCTAAAAGATCCGAGGGGGCAAAAACCTCAAGAAATTGTTGCAAAACGTTTAGAATTTGGCCCTTAA
- the plsX gene encoding phosphate acyltransferase PlsX, producing MTTRLSLDVMGGDNAPLIVIEGAAQILASAPDIEFLLFGDKSIILDHLRNFPLLEKRSHIHHCSEVVTNDTKPVNAIRGLKDSSMRKAIEAVANGQADAVVSAGNTGAYMALSKIILRTLEGIDRPAISALLPTINGLCIALDMGANLECTTENLVQFAIMGEVMAQRVLDIKHPKIGLLNVGTEEVKGHAIVQQASMLLKEVPSMNYIGFIEGDDVNHGIADVIVTDGFTGNVALKTLEGAAHFIFGIIKETMRSSLLGKLSYLVGRSTFKDIKSRLDPRKYNGAVFLGLRGIAVKSHGGADAIAFANAINVAFNLAKESHSLNFGEEIEAKIKEI from the coding sequence ATGACAACTAGACTTTCCCTGGATGTTATGGGGGGCGATAACGCCCCTCTAATAGTTATTGAAGGTGCGGCGCAAATTCTTGCCTCAGCACCGGACATAGAATTCCTTCTGTTTGGCGACAAGTCTATCATTCTTGATCATCTCCGGAATTTTCCTCTTCTTGAAAAAAGATCTCACATTCATCATTGTTCAGAAGTTGTGACGAATGACACGAAGCCTGTCAATGCCATCAGAGGTTTAAAAGATTCAAGCATGCGTAAAGCCATTGAGGCTGTGGCTAATGGCCAAGCTGATGCTGTTGTTTCGGCAGGCAATACTGGTGCTTATATGGCTTTGTCTAAGATTATATTGCGGACTCTTGAAGGTATTGACCGTCCTGCAATTTCAGCCTTACTTCCCACCATTAATGGATTGTGCATTGCCTTAGATATGGGTGCAAACCTTGAGTGTACCACAGAGAACCTGGTTCAGTTTGCCATCATGGGAGAAGTCATGGCGCAGCGCGTGCTCGACATAAAACATCCCAAAATTGGTCTATTAAATGTCGGTACAGAAGAAGTTAAAGGCCATGCAATTGTCCAGCAAGCCTCTATGTTATTAAAAGAAGTCCCAAGCATGAATTATATTGGTTTTATTGAAGGGGATGACGTTAATCACGGCATTGCCGATGTTATTGTAACCGATGGATTCACGGGCAATGTCGCTTTAAAAACCTTGGAGGGAGCAGCTCATTTTATCTTTGGGATAATCAAAGAGACAATGCGTTCATCACTCCTTGGCAAATTAAGTTACCTTGTGGGCCGATCTACATTCAAGGATATTAAGTCTCGTCTAGATCCTCGTAAATACAATGGTGCGGTATTTTTAGGTTTACGGGGAATTGCTGTTAAAAGTCACGGTGGGGCTGATGCTATTGCATTTGCCAACGCTATCAATGTCGCTTTCAATCTTGCCAAAGAGTCGCATAGCTTAAACTTTGGTGAAGAAATTGAAGCAAAAATCAAAGAAATATAG
- a CDS encoding alpha/beta fold hydrolase — protein sequence MTDLIPQARTLQCLSSTGFHNIHYTEWGNPISDKVAICVHGFSRNGRDFDYLAKALVGIGYRVICPDMPGRGKSDWHRNLSDYNIYKHMNELVELIARLNVDRVDWIGTSMGGIIGMGLASFENTPIRNLILNDIGPFIPAPPLARIKQYLGLMPTFKTRETAQNFLRQLLLPFGRMSQDQLNHMTDYSFIENENNELVLSYDPKIVDCFDVKETDLWYVWETIAAPILVIRGAESEVLSKDTVNKMLEREDVKYAEFQEVAHAPALMAEDQIETIIRWLQSQR from the coding sequence ATGACCGATTTAATTCCCCAAGCCCGAACCCTACAATGTTTATCCAGTACCGGATTCCATAATATACACTATACAGAATGGGGAAATCCAATCTCTGATAAGGTTGCCATTTGTGTACATGGGTTTTCACGCAATGGTCGAGATTTTGATTATTTAGCCAAGGCTTTGGTGGGGATTGGCTATCGCGTCATCTGCCCGGATATGCCTGGCCGAGGAAAAAGTGATTGGCACCGTAATCTAAGTGATTATAATATTTATAAACACATGAATGAGTTAGTTGAATTAATTGCCAGGCTCAATGTAGATCGCGTGGACTGGATTGGCACTTCCATGGGCGGCATTATTGGCATGGGTTTGGCAAGCTTTGAAAATACTCCCATTCGCAACCTTATCTTGAATGACATTGGTCCTTTTATTCCTGCCCCTCCGTTGGCACGCATAAAACAATATCTCGGTTTAATGCCAACCTTTAAAACCAGAGAAACAGCCCAGAATTTTTTAAGGCAATTGCTGTTACCCTTTGGCCGTATGAGCCAGGATCAATTGAATCACATGACCGATTATAGCTTTATTGAAAACGAAAACAACGAACTAGTTCTAAGCTATGACCCCAAAATTGTTGATTGCTTTGATGTGAAAGAAACGGATCTTTGGTATGTTTGGGAAACAATTGCTGCACCCATCCTTGTAATTCGGGGTGCTGAATCTGAGGTCCTAAGTAAGGACACCGTTAATAAAATGTTGGAACGGGAAGATGTAAAATATGCGGAGTTTCAAGAAGTGGCCCATGCCCCTGCCCTTATGGCGGAGGATCAAATCGAGACCATTATTAGGTGGCTACAAAGTCAGCGCTAA
- a CDS encoding glycine zipper 2TM domain-containing protein: protein MLKITIASFLAIVLLSGCANQAGGITKQQGGTFLGGATGALIGSQFGSGSGRIVGAGIGGVIGALAGSEIGKSMDQKDYNEPRYRERRYEGDGYPEDRYVERRESRPYYYYAD, encoded by the coding sequence ATGTTAAAGATTACAATAGCATCCTTTTTGGCAATAGTACTTCTTTCCGGGTGCGCTAATCAAGCAGGGGGTATTACGAAGCAGCAAGGTGGCACTTTCTTGGGGGGTGCAACTGGGGCTTTGATTGGTTCTCAATTTGGTAGTGGTTCGGGGCGAATTGTCGGTGCCGGTATTGGTGGGGTTATTGGTGCGCTTGCAGGATCCGAGATTGGAAAATCTATGGATCAGAAAGATTATAATGAACCCCGCTATCGCGAAAGACGCTATGAGGGCGATGGCTACCCTGAAGATCGTTACGTCGAGCGTCGCGAATCACGGCCCTATTATTATTACGCAGACTAG
- the rpsU gene encoding 30S ribosomal protein S21, translating to MEVTVRENNVDQALRVLKKKMQREGIYREMKMRRHFEKPSIKKAREKAEAVRRFRKLMRKRLEREGY from the coding sequence GTGGAAGTTACAGTTCGTGAAAATAACGTGGATCAAGCTTTGCGTGTTCTAAAAAAGAAGATGCAACGTGAAGGCATTTATCGCGAGATGAAGATGCGCCGTCACTTTGAAAAGCCATCCATTAAAAAAGCACGTGAGAAAGCTGAAGCTGTCCGCCGTTTTCGCAAGTTAATGCGTAAACGTTTGGAACGCGAAGGCTATTAA
- the rpmF gene encoding 50S ribosomal protein L32, with product MAVPKKKTSQSRRNMRRSHHALTPVNVNECSSCGSRKLPHHICPSCGHYNGRQVISQAAAVEDNQSAE from the coding sequence ATGGCAGTTCCAAAGAAAAAAACATCCCAATCACGTCGTAACATGCGTCGTTCACATCATGCTCTTACGCCTGTGAATGTTAACGAATGCTCTAGTTGCGGGTCCCGTAAACTTCCCCATCACATTTGCCCATCCTGTGGACACTATAATGGTCGTCAAGTCATCAGCCAAGCAGCCGCTGTCGAAGACAATCAATCAGCTGAATAA
- a CDS encoding DEAD/DEAH box helicase codes for MSFSEIGLTQELADTVAKLGYDVPTPIQSQAIPLALQGKDILACAQTGTGKTAAFLLPTIETLKHSRARHRMPSAVILIPTRELATQVYDNFVSYSAGTGLKAISIVGGEIISIQERILKRGVDILIATPGRLIDLFERGKLILTNIKVVVIDEADRMLDMGFMPDVDKILAYMPKLRQTLMFSATLSPEVKRISQSYQLQPCEIKISRSAKTAETIEQSIVRLNEMEKRIALRKVLKSNPSIDPTVVFCNRKKDVDILTKSLQRHKFSAQALHGDMDQRSRNETLENFRKGNYRILVTTDVAARGIDVSGITLVVNFDVPIHEEDYVHRIGRTGRAGKNGNAIMFVTKTEDKKLKRIESLIKHTIKEIKIDLNVVMEEDEPTEKVLGFGRIIPPFMLVDPLKFLA; via the coding sequence ATGAGTTTTTCTGAAATCGGGCTGACGCAAGAATTAGCCGACACTGTTGCTAAACTAGGATACGACGTACCAACACCTATTCAAAGTCAAGCTATTCCCCTGGCTCTTCAAGGAAAAGATATTTTGGCCTGTGCCCAAACTGGAACAGGGAAGACTGCAGCTTTTCTCTTGCCCACAATTGAAACCCTTAAGCATTCAAGAGCACGGCATCGTATGCCTTCGGCTGTAATTTTGATTCCCACTCGGGAACTTGCAACCCAAGTTTATGATAATTTTGTTAGCTATAGTGCCGGAACTGGTTTAAAAGCGATCTCCATTGTTGGGGGTGAGATTATTTCTATTCAAGAACGTATTTTAAAGCGGGGTGTTGATATCCTGATTGCAACACCGGGACGCTTAATTGATTTATTTGAGCGCGGCAAATTGATTCTCACCAACATTAAAGTTGTTGTTATTGATGAAGCTGATCGTATGCTCGATATGGGCTTTATGCCGGATGTAGATAAAATCTTAGCTTATATGCCTAAATTACGCCAAACATTGATGTTTAGTGCGACATTATCTCCAGAAGTTAAGCGGATTTCTCAGTCTTATCAGCTCCAGCCGTGTGAAATTAAAATTTCCAGATCAGCAAAAACAGCAGAAACCATTGAACAATCTATTGTTCGGTTGAATGAGATGGAAAAGCGAATAGCTTTACGTAAAGTATTGAAAAGCAACCCTTCCATTGACCCAACCGTCGTTTTTTGTAACCGCAAAAAGGATGTCGATATTTTAACAAAATCACTCCAGCGTCACAAATTTTCTGCCCAAGCGTTGCATGGCGATATGGATCAACGCTCAAGAAATGAAACCTTAGAGAACTTTAGAAAAGGTAACTATAGAATTTTGGTCACCACAGATGTAGCGGCCAGAGGTATCGATGTTTCAGGCATTACTTTGGTTGTGAACTTTGATGTTCCAATTCATGAGGAAGACTATGTTCATCGGATTGGTCGTACCGGTCGCGCCGGTAAAAATGGTAATGCTATTATGTTTGTGACAAAAACGGAAGATAAAAAGCTAAAACGTATTGAATCGTTGATAAAGCATACCATTAAAGAAATCAAAATTGATCTCAATGTAGTTATGGAAGAGGATGAACCAACCGAAAAAGTCCTTGGTTTCGGCCGAATCATTCCTCCCTTTATGCTGGTTGATCCTTTAAAATTTTTGGCTTAA